The following proteins come from a genomic window of Edaphobacter sp. 4G125:
- a CDS encoding FtsB family cell division protein, whose protein sequence is MTITGTKDAQHSHHGVVMHVVLWAVGGWRRWATVAAAALAIGLGYHVVFGQNGLISYERKTHDAKLLDQQLKTLQHENELLKGHVERLQNDPSAIEHQAREELHYTRPGEVIYTLPATSGASTPSSKTSRP, encoded by the coding sequence ATGACCATTACAGGCACAAAGGACGCGCAGCACTCCCATCACGGCGTGGTGATGCATGTGGTTCTGTGGGCCGTAGGTGGTTGGCGCCGGTGGGCGACCGTTGCAGCGGCAGCACTCGCAATTGGTCTTGGATACCATGTGGTGTTCGGTCAGAATGGTCTAATCTCCTACGAACGAAAGACTCATGACGCAAAATTGCTGGACCAGCAGTTGAAGACGCTGCAGCACGAAAACGAGTTGCTCAAAGGACATGTCGAGCGGTTGCAGAATGATCCAAGCGCGATTGAGCATCAGGCGCGCGAGGAGCTCCACTACACGCGCCCCGGTGAGGTGATCTATACATTGCCTGCGACCTCGGGGGCGTCGACGCCTTCCTCTAAGACCTCTCGTCCATAG
- a CDS encoding FadR/GntR family transcriptional regulator yields MERTQTSLKKTSQIRLKPIHRSSISDNIVQQIIALISSGELKAGQRLPSERDLCLRFGAGRSSLREALRCLSIMGVLTARVGDGTSVAMDGNKFLETVLQWRMSVQQHKIEDLMQVRIALEGISSEAAATNADEADLKTLEDLIAKMENVVSDPKRFAALDLELHLALARSSKNKLLLDLITLIQGQLERGVSRVLQTQNAIPLSVKEHRNIIAAIIARRPEKAHEAMDTHLKAAIRRYRNSIAEQSDPKRWKTEGRAP; encoded by the coding sequence ATGGAACGCACACAGACGTCTCTTAAGAAGACAAGCCAGATAAGACTCAAGCCCATCCACAGGAGCTCGATTAGCGACAACATTGTTCAGCAGATCATCGCTCTGATTTCGAGCGGCGAGCTGAAGGCGGGGCAGCGCCTGCCGTCAGAGAGAGACCTCTGTCTGCGCTTTGGCGCCGGACGCTCGTCGTTGCGGGAGGCATTGCGCTGCCTTTCCATCATGGGTGTACTCACAGCCCGTGTAGGAGATGGGACCTCCGTCGCCATGGATGGAAACAAGTTTCTGGAGACGGTGCTGCAATGGCGGATGAGTGTGCAGCAGCATAAGATCGAAGATTTGATGCAAGTGCGTATCGCACTGGAAGGCATCAGTTCGGAGGCAGCAGCAACTAATGCAGATGAGGCTGATCTCAAAACCCTGGAAGATCTGATCGCGAAGATGGAGAATGTTGTCAGCGATCCCAAACGCTTCGCTGCTTTAGATCTGGAACTTCATCTCGCACTGGCTAGAAGCTCGAAGAATAAACTTCTTCTCGATTTGATTACTCTGATCCAAGGGCAGCTCGAGCGTGGCGTGTCAAGAGTTCTGCAGACACAGAATGCCATCCCCCTTTCTGTAAAAGAACATCGCAATATCATTGCAGCGATCATTGCGCGTCGTCCAGAAAAAGCACATGAAGCGATGGATACCCATCTAAAAGCAGCTATACGGCGTTATCGGAATTCAATAGCAGAGCAGAGTGATCCAAAGCGATGGAAGACTGAGGGAAGGGCTCCCTGA
- the hpnE gene encoding hydroxysqualene dehydroxylase HpnE produces the protein MSDVIVVGAGLAGLSAAVALAQGGARVTLLERRPYIGGRAYSYDHPALEETIDSQHVVVGCCTNLLDLARQAWMAETIRWYDDLVFLESNGRRSLLRSTSLPAPLHRASSFLRAPMLGLADKTAIASGLLRFLRGFPQNDSESFASWLKRTGQTERAIRHFWEPVIVGALNDTFDRCSVKYAGKVFHESFLRSQEAGRLGIPAAPLTEFFQPIVALAERSGVELQLKCGVEAIAQTPDGRWSVRTNGGEYLADSVVLATDFRQTQKLLDMLPSSNGERRLWQEGFERFVPSPITTIHLWYDRDVTGLDHAVLLDARIQWVFTKSRIRRWTEERGSYQELVISASWPELEMSREEILSSATREFEMFFPAARQAKLVKSGVLKEARATFSVTPGLDRFRPQQVTHWKGLFLAGDWTATEWPSTMEGAIRSGRLAAGEIAGDRQRFMVPELPAAGLMKFL, from the coding sequence ATGAGCGACGTTATCGTCGTTGGCGCGGGCCTTGCCGGGCTTTCGGCAGCAGTAGCCCTGGCCCAGGGGGGAGCCCGAGTCACTTTGCTGGAGCGGCGGCCCTATATCGGAGGCCGTGCCTACTCTTATGACCATCCTGCTCTCGAAGAGACGATCGATTCGCAGCACGTTGTCGTCGGGTGTTGCACGAACCTGCTCGATCTGGCCAGGCAGGCCTGGATGGCGGAGACGATTCGGTGGTATGACGATTTGGTTTTCCTGGAGTCGAACGGCCGCCGTAGCCTGCTTCGATCCACCTCATTGCCAGCTCCGTTGCATCGCGCCAGCAGCTTTTTGCGAGCGCCGATGCTTGGGCTTGCGGATAAGACGGCGATCGCCTCCGGGCTTCTGCGATTCCTTCGAGGGTTTCCGCAGAATGATTCCGAGAGCTTTGCTTCGTGGCTGAAGCGAACGGGGCAGACGGAGCGGGCGATCCGGCACTTCTGGGAGCCTGTGATTGTGGGTGCGCTCAACGATACCTTTGATCGCTGTTCGGTGAAGTATGCAGGCAAGGTCTTCCATGAATCGTTTTTGCGTTCTCAAGAAGCGGGCCGCCTTGGGATTCCTGCCGCGCCTTTGACGGAGTTCTTTCAGCCGATCGTAGCTCTGGCGGAACGCAGCGGTGTCGAATTGCAACTGAAGTGCGGTGTAGAGGCCATTGCACAGACACCCGACGGCCGGTGGAGCGTGCGTACCAACGGTGGTGAATATCTGGCAGATTCGGTGGTGCTGGCCACAGACTTTCGTCAGACACAGAAGCTGCTCGACATGCTGCCGTCTTCAAACGGAGAACGCAGGCTATGGCAGGAAGGGTTTGAGCGCTTCGTTCCGTCGCCAATCACGACGATTCATCTCTGGTACGACCGGGATGTCACCGGTCTTGATCATGCGGTGTTGCTGGATGCAAGGATCCAGTGGGTATTTACGAAGTCGCGTATCCGCCGTTGGACAGAAGAGCGGGGGAGCTATCAGGAGCTGGTGATCAGCGCTTCGTGGCCGGAGTTGGAGATGAGCAGGGAAGAGATCCTCTCTTCGGCGACACGGGAGTTCGAAATGTTCTTTCCAGCGGCTCGTCAGGCAAAGTTGGTGAAGAGCGGTGTGCTGAAGGAGGCGCGGGCGACCTTTTCGGTGACTCCCGGGCTGGATCGCTTCCGCCCACAGCAGGTAACACACTGGAAGGGGTTGTTCCTTGCAGGCGACTGGACGGCAACGGAGTGGCCCTCCACGATGGAGGGGGCAATCCGCAGCGGCCGTCTGGCCGCAGGAGAGATCGCTGGAGATAGACAAAGATTTATGGTTCCGGAACTGCCAGCAGCTGGTTTGATGAAGTTTCTGTAG
- a CDS encoding ABC transporter ATP-binding protein, translating to MGEGLLTNHDPQQDQFDEHDPIVVFKDVSIAFDLKPVLENISFTVGRGETRIILGPAGGGKSVLMKLANGLLRPDSGKIFVFGQEITSLPERDLFKLRARIGMVFQESALFDSLSVEDNVAYRLHEEHVPVEEAHSRVVEALKFVELEQAIQKFPSELSGGMRRRVSIARAIISRPDLILYDSPTGGLDPITSTTIIELVMKQRDVSHTTSLLITHRLQDAFTLAMNRFNPETGQMESIPNGGVDESTKFLVLNEGRVIFDGTTRELVHSNDPWLRDYLS from the coding sequence ATGGGAGAAGGTCTGCTTACGAATCACGATCCGCAGCAAGACCAGTTCGATGAGCACGATCCTATAGTTGTCTTCAAGGATGTATCGATTGCCTTCGACTTAAAACCGGTTCTTGAGAATATCTCCTTCACAGTTGGTCGCGGCGAGACCCGTATCATCCTTGGCCCTGCTGGCGGGGGAAAATCTGTCCTGATGAAGCTGGCAAACGGCCTCTTGCGCCCAGACTCCGGAAAGATTTTTGTCTTTGGCCAAGAGATTACTTCTTTGCCAGAACGCGATCTTTTCAAGCTTCGTGCAAGGATCGGAATGGTCTTCCAGGAATCCGCCCTCTTTGATTCGCTTTCTGTCGAAGATAACGTTGCCTATCGTCTGCATGAAGAGCATGTTCCCGTAGAGGAGGCTCACTCCCGGGTTGTAGAAGCACTGAAGTTTGTGGAACTCGAGCAGGCGATCCAGAAGTTTCCATCCGAACTTTCAGGAGGTATGCGTCGCCGTGTTTCTATTGCCCGCGCAATTATCTCCAGGCCGGATCTCATCCTCTACGATTCGCCTACCGGAGGACTCGACCCAATCACCTCGACCACAATCATCGAGCTCGTGATGAAGCAACGTGATGTCAGCCACACCACATCGCTTCTGATCACCCATCGATTACAGGATGCCTTCACTCTGGCGATGAACCGCTTCAACCCGGAAACTGGGCAGATGGAATCAATTCCAAACGGCGGTGTCGACGAAAGCACGAAATTCCTTGTGCTAAATGAAGGCCGAGTGATCTTCGATGGAACAACCCGCGAATTGGTTCACTCCAACGATCCCTGGCTTCGTGACTATCTTTCCTAA
- a CDS encoding phytoene/squalene synthase family protein, which translates to MTIPEAYTVCREVAKREAKNFYYAFRVLPQHKSDAMCAIYAFMRRADDISDDESMPIEQRRQIMAQWVEDWRAARNGAPTEDAIFIAVNDAQKQFKIPDQLLEELVQGTTMDLQPKAESGSDGVQTFATFEDLYRYCYLVASVVGLVCIRVFGYSDPQAEKLAEETGIAFQLTNILRDVKEDVERGRVYLPQEMLAQFHVSDERIHALSAGAPMEARERSLLGEIGNRAERFYQSADKLLPLIDADSRAALWVLVTIYHGLLRKIERNGFEVFQQRVSVSTPKKLGILTFGAVRALRYRVFP; encoded by the coding sequence GTGACAATTCCGGAGGCTTATACTGTCTGCCGCGAGGTCGCGAAGCGGGAGGCGAAGAACTTCTACTACGCCTTCCGTGTGCTGCCACAGCACAAGAGCGATGCGATGTGTGCGATCTACGCTTTTATGCGACGCGCTGACGACATCTCTGATGATGAGTCGATGCCAATCGAGCAGCGCAGGCAGATCATGGCGCAGTGGGTTGAGGATTGGAGGGCAGCGAGAAACGGCGCACCCACGGAAGATGCCATCTTCATTGCAGTCAACGATGCGCAGAAACAATTCAAGATCCCTGATCAATTGCTGGAGGAACTGGTGCAGGGAACCACAATGGACCTTCAACCGAAGGCTGAATCAGGCTCGGATGGGGTCCAGACCTTTGCGACCTTCGAGGATCTCTATCGATACTGCTATCTAGTCGCTTCCGTTGTCGGCTTAGTCTGCATCCGTGTTTTTGGATATTCCGACCCGCAAGCAGAGAAGCTGGCGGAAGAAACCGGGATTGCCTTTCAGCTCACTAACATCCTTCGCGATGTGAAGGAGGATGTGGAGCGAGGACGAGTGTACCTTCCACAGGAGATGCTGGCACAGTTTCATGTATCGGACGAACGTATCCACGCACTGTCGGCGGGAGCACCGATGGAGGCGCGGGAGCGAAGCCTGCTGGGAGAGATAGGCAATCGCGCAGAGCGTTTCTACCAATCTGCCGACAAGCTGCTTCCATTGATCGATGCAGACAGCCGTGCAGCGCTATGGGTGCTGGTGACGATCTACCACGGATTGCTCCGAAAGATTGAGCGCAACGGATTTGAGGTCTTCCAGCAGCGCGTAAGTGTTTCGACTCCGAAGAAGCTTGGAATTCTGACCTTCGGTGCGGTACGCGCGTTGAGGTACAGGGTGTTCCCATGA
- a CDS encoding MlaE family ABC transporter permease → MSFVSPEDFAKQKITAVQEYSILSWQAISAMFSRPRYWADIFTQMDSIGVGSMPIIVLTGFFTGCVLALQSATSLKAFGAISMTGNLVALSMVKELGPVLTGLMVSGRNAAGMASELGSMKVTEQIDAMRALGTDPIRKLVTPRLYATVFMLLFLTIVADAVGIAGGALVSVTLLGLNASSYFHTSYSSLQYADVVQGLTKPLFSAFIIATVGCYFGMNTKGGTQGVGRSTTQAVVVSSVFIIIVDFIVSRAMIGIFGR, encoded by the coding sequence ATGTCCTTCGTCTCTCCAGAAGATTTCGCCAAGCAGAAGATCACTGCCGTTCAGGAGTATTCCATACTCTCGTGGCAGGCGATCTCGGCTATGTTCTCCCGACCGCGCTACTGGGCGGATATCTTTACCCAGATGGACTCCATCGGCGTAGGCTCGATGCCCATCATCGTATTGACCGGCTTCTTCACCGGCTGCGTCCTTGCCCTACAATCGGCTACTTCCCTGAAGGCCTTCGGGGCCATCAGCATGACCGGCAACCTCGTCGCCCTCTCTATGGTCAAGGAGCTTGGCCCGGTGTTGACTGGCCTCATGGTCTCAGGGCGCAATGCTGCGGGCATGGCCTCTGAGCTGGGCTCCATGAAGGTGACCGAACAGATTGATGCGATGCGCGCGCTCGGCACAGATCCTATACGAAAGCTGGTTACTCCGCGCCTCTATGCCACCGTTTTTATGCTCCTCTTTCTTACGATCGTTGCCGATGCCGTAGGGATTGCTGGCGGAGCCTTGGTCAGCGTCACACTACTTGGCCTGAACGCTTCTTCTTATTTCCACACCTCCTATAGTTCGCTCCAATATGCCGACGTTGTACAGGGTTTGACCAAACCCCTCTTTTCCGCATTCATCATTGCAACTGTGGGCTGTTACTTCGGAATGAACACCAAGGGAGGGACACAGGGTGTTGGACGGTCGACGACCCAGGCAGTCGTCGTGTCGTCAGTCTTCATCATCATCGTAGACTTTATCGTCAGTCGAGCCATGATCGGCATCTTTGGCAGGTAA
- a CDS encoding EamA family transporter, protein MIPHSSDLLRQWGAISGVAALAIAGEVLIASAMRDLGDLDNHRTGPGLKGFLGPVKAVLSSPKFLIGAFCMAFNFFAMLWALSIVDLSLAAPAIASLTYIGNAICAKLVLGENVDRRRWLAVLFICVGVILIAH, encoded by the coding sequence GTGATTCCTCACAGCTCCGATCTTCTCCGCCAATGGGGAGCCATCAGTGGAGTCGCCGCCCTGGCCATCGCCGGTGAAGTCCTGATCGCCTCGGCGATGCGCGACCTCGGTGATCTCGACAACCACCGCACTGGCCCCGGCCTAAAGGGATTTCTCGGCCCTGTCAAAGCCGTGCTTTCCAGCCCCAAGTTCCTCATCGGAGCCTTCTGCATGGCCTTCAACTTCTTCGCCATGCTCTGGGCACTGTCTATCGTCGACCTATCACTGGCTGCCCCTGCCATTGCCTCGCTGACCTACATCGGTAACGCTATCTGCGCAAAACTCGTCCTGGGAGAAAACGTAGACCGCCGACGCTGGCTCGCAGTCCTCTTCATCTGTGTAGGTGTCATTCTCATCGCTCACTAG
- the hpnC gene encoding squalene synthase HpnC: MSELSAAEHALLGAPHQYLTPLERPSLAEARAWCAELTRTHYENFHVATIFLPRRVRPHFESIYAYCRVADDLGDEVADTSVATRLLDAWGSMLDECYDAPERSMHPVFVALRETVAACDLPRQLFHDLLIAFKMDQVKTDYETWEELLEYSHYSANPVGRLVLWVCGYREEKLALLSDKICTALQLANFWQDVVEDKERGRRYLPAESMDRFGVDEGQIEGRVFTPEFGAMVRDLVTRTRAMLAEGGEISRYVDRELAVTLNLFRKGGDAILDGIVSQDYDVLRGRPVVTKTRKLSLLAGALLEKLRAGMKR, encoded by the coding sequence GTGAGCGAATTAAGCGCGGCGGAGCACGCGTTGCTAGGGGCGCCACATCAGTACCTCACACCCTTGGAACGTCCCAGCCTGGCCGAGGCTCGGGCTTGGTGTGCCGAGTTAACCCGGACGCACTACGAGAACTTCCACGTGGCAACGATTTTCCTGCCGCGTCGCGTCAGGCCGCACTTCGAGAGCATCTATGCCTATTGCCGTGTTGCCGATGACCTGGGTGATGAGGTGGCAGATACTTCTGTAGCCACCCGCTTGCTCGATGCCTGGGGATCGATGCTGGATGAGTGCTACGATGCACCGGAGCGGTCGATGCATCCGGTTTTTGTGGCCCTTCGGGAGACCGTCGCAGCCTGCGATCTGCCTCGCCAGCTCTTCCACGACCTGCTGATCGCCTTCAAGATGGATCAGGTGAAGACCGACTATGAAACCTGGGAAGAGTTGCTCGAATACTCCCATTATTCGGCAAATCCTGTTGGCAGGCTGGTGCTCTGGGTTTGCGGTTATCGGGAAGAAAAGCTGGCACTACTTTCCGACAAGATATGTACGGCACTGCAGCTTGCCAACTTCTGGCAGGATGTTGTGGAGGATAAGGAGCGTGGTCGCCGGTATCTTCCGGCCGAATCGATGGATCGGTTCGGAGTCGATGAAGGTCAGATTGAAGGTCGCGTCTTTACGCCTGAGTTTGGGGCTATGGTTCGGGACCTGGTTACCCGGACGCGGGCTATGCTTGCCGAAGGTGGCGAGATCAGCCGTTATGTTGACCGCGAGCTTGCAGTGACGCTGAATCTCTTCCGCAAGGGTGGCGACGCCATTTTGGATGGCATCGTTTCTCAGGATTATGACGTGCTACGCGGGCGTCCGGTGGTTACGAAAACCAGGAAGTTGAGCCTGCTGGCCGGAGCCCTGCTCGAAAAGCTGCGGGCGGGGATGAAGCGGTGA
- a CDS encoding menaquinone biosynthesis family protein: MTAPQASVQEINIAHSPDSDDAFMFYGLATNKVRVPGYKFTHVLTDIETLNHKAINEAFYDVTAISFHAYPYLQDNYTLMACGGSVGEGYGPMIVANPKLTLAEAQKTRIAVPGTLTTAFLALRLFAPDIEYSVVPFDKIIPSVVSGEFDAGLIIHEGQLTYANDGLIKLLDLGQWWREQTGLPLPLGGNAIRRSLGQETMLMATNALRDSIQHALDHREEALAYAMQFARDLDTNLANRFVGMYVNERTLNYGKDGREAIRKLLEMGYDRGIIPHRAKVDFVG; the protein is encoded by the coding sequence ATGACCGCCCCGCAAGCCTCAGTTCAAGAGATCAACATTGCTCATAGTCCCGACTCCGATGATGCATTTATGTTTTATGGCCTAGCCACCAACAAGGTTCGGGTACCTGGCTACAAATTTACGCATGTGCTGACCGACATTGAAACCCTCAACCACAAGGCAATTAACGAGGCTTTTTACGATGTCACAGCGATCTCCTTCCACGCCTATCCCTACCTGCAGGACAACTACACGCTGATGGCCTGTGGAGGCAGCGTCGGAGAAGGATATGGCCCCATGATTGTCGCCAATCCCAAGCTCACCCTCGCTGAAGCGCAGAAGACCCGTATCGCGGTTCCTGGAACTCTTACGACCGCCTTCCTTGCGCTTCGGCTCTTCGCCCCGGATATCGAATATAGCGTGGTTCCTTTCGATAAAATCATCCCCTCTGTAGTCTCAGGAGAGTTCGACGCCGGCCTCATTATCCATGAAGGCCAACTCACCTATGCGAATGACGGTTTAATCAAGTTGCTCGACCTGGGCCAGTGGTGGCGTGAACAGACAGGGCTTCCTCTTCCGCTTGGCGGCAATGCCATCCGTCGTTCCCTCGGACAGGAGACGATGTTGATGGCAACCAACGCTCTGCGTGACAGCATTCAACATGCGCTGGACCATCGCGAAGAAGCCCTTGCGTATGCCATGCAATTCGCACGCGATCTCGACACAAACCTGGCGAACCGCTTCGTCGGAATGTATGTCAACGAACGCACCTTGAACTATGGCAAGGACGGACGCGAAGCCATCCGCAAGCTGCTGGAGATGGGGTACGACCGTGGAATCATTCCGCATCGCGCAAAAGTTGATTTTGTGGGCTAA
- a CDS encoding zinc-dependent alcohol dehydrogenase: MVQEMTAAVLYGKEDLRLEQIPIPRAQNGEVVVQVGAALTCGTDLKVYRRGYHAMMLTPPIPFGHELAGTVVEVGAGVTRFREGDRVVALNSAPCDECFFCRRGQQNLCENLLFNNGAYAEYIRIPERIVEKNTLLIPEGVPLEYAALTEPLACVVYGLEETGASLGDTMVVIGAGPIGLMFMHVAELSGIEVIAVVKRDDQVVTAKLFGASHVIQTSAVEDVVAATRALTPDGRGADVVVEAVATPATWEWAVDMVRKGGVVNFFGGPPSGTKVALDTNRLHYGDITLKASFHHTPATCRTAFELIASGRFRSSEAITNRVGLEKVPEVFARMLTRTGGSREIKTAVFPGGVPR, encoded by the coding sequence ATGGTGCAAGAGATGACGGCAGCGGTTCTGTACGGCAAAGAAGACTTGCGTCTGGAACAGATTCCCATTCCCAGAGCCCAGAATGGCGAAGTTGTCGTGCAGGTCGGAGCAGCGCTTACCTGTGGAACAGACCTGAAGGTCTATCGTCGTGGCTATCACGCGATGATGCTGACCCCTCCCATTCCTTTCGGCCATGAGTTGGCGGGTACCGTAGTTGAGGTCGGGGCGGGAGTAACCAGGTTTCGTGAAGGAGACCGAGTCGTCGCCCTGAACTCCGCTCCATGCGACGAGTGCTTCTTCTGCCGCCGAGGGCAACAGAATCTCTGTGAAAATCTCCTTTTTAATAACGGCGCCTATGCCGAATACATCCGTATCCCGGAGCGTATTGTTGAGAAAAACACGCTGTTGATTCCTGAAGGAGTTCCACTGGAGTATGCCGCGCTCACTGAACCCTTGGCTTGCGTAGTTTATGGACTAGAAGAGACTGGAGCATCTCTCGGGGATACCATGGTGGTGATTGGCGCCGGGCCCATCGGCCTGATGTTTATGCACGTCGCTGAGCTATCCGGCATAGAGGTGATCGCTGTCGTTAAACGGGATGATCAGGTTGTTACCGCCAAGCTATTTGGAGCCTCCCATGTAATCCAGACCTCTGCGGTAGAGGACGTAGTTGCTGCAACCCGGGCACTTACTCCCGATGGCCGGGGAGCAGATGTTGTTGTGGAAGCGGTGGCTACCCCTGCAACCTGGGAGTGGGCTGTAGATATGGTGCGCAAAGGGGGCGTGGTCAACTTCTTCGGTGGACCGCCGAGCGGAACCAAGGTCGCGCTGGATACGAACCGTTTGCACTATGGAGATATCACTCTCAAAGCTAGCTTTCATCACACTCCGGCTACTTGCCGGACTGCCTTCGAGCTAATTGCCAGCGGACGATTTCGTAGCTCGGAGGCCATTACAAACCGAGTAGGGCTTGAAAAGGTCCCTGAGGTCTTTGCCCGGATGCTTACGCGGACTGGCGGTTCGCGCGAGATTAAAACCGCAGTGTTTCCTGGGGGAGTCCCACGGTGA
- a CDS encoding flavin reductase family protein, translating to MRFEVEKAKPREIYNLLIGLVAPRPIALVTSMDENGVLNAAPFSAYNYFSTDPPIVGIGVTDRPAVDFVPKDTARNIRRTGEFVINVVTEDLAEQMNICATDFPAGVSELEMAKLETVPSELVKVPRIARAHAALECREHTTLEVGRSRIVLGRVVSIYVEDRYVDPAGSYIRAEELHAIGRMNGLGAYVRTRDSFISIPRISYEEWKRREQG from the coding sequence ATGAGATTTGAAGTAGAAAAGGCAAAACCTCGCGAGATTTATAACCTTTTGATCGGCTTGGTCGCACCTCGTCCTATTGCGCTGGTTACAAGTATGGATGAAAACGGTGTTCTGAATGCCGCGCCGTTCAGCGCCTATAACTATTTTTCGACTGACCCTCCAATTGTAGGTATCGGAGTTACGGACCGGCCGGCCGTTGATTTCGTCCCAAAAGATACAGCGCGGAATATTCGCCGGACGGGGGAATTCGTGATCAATGTTGTAACAGAAGACCTCGCTGAACAAATGAATATCTGCGCGACGGACTTTCCAGCGGGCGTGTCGGAACTCGAAATGGCAAAGCTCGAAACTGTTCCTTCGGAACTTGTCAAAGTGCCACGGATTGCCCGAGCGCACGCTGCTCTGGAATGCCGGGAGCATACTACTTTAGAGGTTGGCCGTTCCCGCATCGTCCTGGGGCGTGTCGTTTCTATCTATGTGGAAGACAGGTATGTCGATCCTGCTGGATCGTACATCCGAGCCGAAGAATTGCATGCAATCGGCAGAATGAATGGACTCGGGGCCTACGTACGAACGCGCGACAGCTTTATAAGTATTCCGCGAATCTCCTACGAAGAGTGGAAGAGAAGAGAGCAGGGTTAG
- a CDS encoding biotin transporter BioY, with product MQSTLSNSEFSQTSSRALPQSIPGRFVIAFAATLFVGACAHISIPLPFTPVPLTLQNFAVLLIGLMLGPVTGFSVLALYLAEGAMGLPVFNPQGVGGLAQIFGPTGGYLLSYPFAAAVAGWAFRSIRFSSIYVRAAFAGVLATFIIFSCGSLWLAQLLHLSASHIWTMAIAPFLPGEIVKVAAAAGLATSLHRWRRA from the coding sequence ATGCAATCTACCCTTTCTAATTCGGAATTTTCTCAAACTTCTTCTCGCGCTCTTCCTCAGTCCATACCTGGCCGTTTCGTGATTGCCTTTGCCGCTACACTCTTTGTCGGCGCATGCGCGCACATTTCGATCCCGTTGCCTTTCACCCCGGTTCCGCTGACACTTCAGAATTTTGCCGTCCTGCTCATAGGATTGATGCTAGGCCCAGTTACCGGCTTCTCTGTGCTTGCTCTGTACTTGGCAGAAGGAGCTATGGGGCTTCCCGTATTCAATCCGCAGGGGGTAGGTGGGCTCGCCCAGATTTTCGGGCCTACGGGCGGATACCTTCTCTCCTATCCCTTTGCAGCGGCCGTAGCCGGTTGGGCCTTTCGTTCCATTCGCTTCAGCTCCATCTATGTTCGTGCTGCCTTCGCTGGAGTTCTTGCCACATTCATCATCTTCAGCTGCGGATCACTCTGGTTGGCCCAGCTACTTCACCTCAGCGCATCCCACATCTGGACGATGGCGATTGCTCCCTTCCTTCCCGGCGAGATCGTCAAGGTTGCTGCCGCGGCAGGGCTTGCGACTTCGCTCCATCGCTGGCGCCGCGCCTGA
- a CDS encoding NAD(P)-dependent oxidoreductase, which translates to MNIGFLGLGIMGAPMTLRLIQAGHHLTVWSHNREKVTRFAKANGCELADTPAEVARNSDVIFLCVGNTEMSREVILGASGLIRTARPGSLIVDCSTISPMVSKEIAVELGSKQIRFLDAPCTGSKVGAETGTLSFMVGGDKAVFEEARPLLEAMGQRLYYCGKHGKGLHAKVTQNLILGNIIQAFNEGLVLSTKGGVAPEVMIDIINNTGARSGYVAAKAETVLRGDFSPTFSVRWLEKDLALAIAVGAELTIPLPVTASSQQQLRSAIAMGYGDEDISGSIRALEDVAFCKVRQAELIGPV; encoded by the coding sequence ATGAATATTGGTTTTCTAGGTCTGGGAATTATGGGGGCTCCGATGACACTGCGGCTCATTCAGGCAGGTCATCATCTGACGGTGTGGTCGCATAACCGCGAGAAGGTGACACGCTTTGCAAAAGCGAACGGTTGCGAGCTAGCGGACACGCCAGCAGAAGTCGCCCGGAACAGCGACGTCATCTTTCTCTGCGTGGGCAATACAGAGATGTCACGTGAGGTCATCCTTGGCGCAAGTGGCCTCATCAGGACCGCGCGGCCAGGCTCACTCATCGTCGATTGCAGCACGATCTCTCCGATGGTAAGCAAAGAAATCGCCGTGGAACTTGGCAGCAAACAGATTCGCTTTCTCGATGCGCCGTGTACAGGTTCAAAGGTCGGCGCTGAGACAGGAACGTTGTCGTTTATGGTCGGCGGTGACAAGGCCGTCTTCGAAGAGGCACGCCCCCTGCTTGAAGCAATGGGGCAGCGGCTTTATTACTGCGGAAAGCATGGAAAAGGTCTGCACGCCAAGGTGACGCAGAATCTGATCCTAGGAAATATCATTCAGGCCTTCAATGAAGGTCTTGTTCTCAGCACAAAGGGTGGAGTAGCCCCAGAGGTGATGATCGATATCATCAACAACACCGGAGCGAGATCAGGCTACGTGGCGGCAAAGGCCGAAACGGTACTGCGCGGAGATTTTTCGCCGACCTTCTCCGTGCGGTGGCTGGAAAAGGATCTTGCATTAGCGATCGCCGTGGGGGCCGAGCTGACCATACCTCTTCCAGTCACCGCCTCTTCACAGCAACAGCTTCGTTCGGCCATTGCAATGGGATATGGCGACGAAGACATCAGCGGCTCTATTCGTGCGCTGGAAGATGTCGCATTCTGCAAAGTTCGGCAGGCCGAGCTAATAGGCCCGGTTTAG